A region of the Bacillus sp. NP247 genome:
TTCGTCTTTGTTTATAGTGGGGGAGCGTCACATAACTATTAACCTAAAATAATTTTATAGCCATAATTGATAGAAAGCGTTATTCTTCTTGTAGAAATATAGAGAAAGGATGTTTTCTGTTTCATGTATACAATTATTTAGCTGGATGAGTATGTGAGGACCACTACTATAAGAATTACTTAATCAAATTTAATATACAACAATTTCAGTTGCTAACAGGGGAATTGGTGATGTATTCTGCTATTACTTCTTTTGAATCATACTCCCTCCTGTTCTCCATACAATATGTCAACCTTGATTCAAATGATGTATTAAATTTTTATTTTTTATATAATACTTCTCCGCCTCAATCAAACTAACAAAAGTAAATTTCATCTTACTTTCTCATTATGTAGACTATACTAATTTCTCTTCTCACTTAATGGTTTCATTTAAACTAAAAAAATAGAGCCTCAGGAACGAGATCCTAAGACTCTATTTTTATTTTAAAAAGGACAGCATAATTTTCTCTAACTCTTCTTTATTTAAATTATTTGCAAGAATTCTGATTTGATAAGCGCTACTTTTCCCTTTTTCAGGAACAATTATTTCCATATGCTTCGTATTACTTTCCGACGATTCTGCTAAAGTAATTTTTGTACCTTCTAACTCATAATTTGTTATCTTGTCACTCTCTTCCACTATCCCATAAAATGGATTATCTTCTTTATCTCTCACGGCAGATAGATTCACAACATACCAAGACAAAGGATCTTCACTGTGATATTCCGAAACAATCACTGGATTCTTCTTTCCAGTAGTCATCGGGGTTTGAACATCTTCTCCAGCTAGTTTATACCCTTTTACTACATAAGTTGGTGTCTTAATTGGAAAATCAAGATATTTCTGTGCTTCCTTCTTAGTTAATCTAAAATGTGAATAAATTTTCTGTCTGAATGGTCCAATTTCTTCACTATTTTTCTCATATTTTTTTTGCTCTTCTGAGTCTAATTTTTCAGGACTTCCTACTAGTCTTACTTTTTTACCTAAAATATGTGCTTCTGTTTCCAAAGAAATGAATTGATCAAATTCTTCTTTGGTAAACAGATTCTTCGCCACTCCAAGCTCTGTAAGTAAAGTATTATATTCTCCTTCTGAAACAAAAAATTCTGATTCTGCTTGTTCTTTTGTACCAATCATTTTTTCTACAATTTTCTGTATAGGAATATCAGGTTGTTTTTTTAATTCTTTCATATTATTTTTCACTTCTATTTGTTGTTTCTCAGGATTAGTTGAGATATCAGCACGTGCATTTAATAAGGATACAGATGATACAGCAATAACTGCTATAGCCCCTAGTGCAGACCAACGATACGATTTTTTTTGGAATTTTTTAATCATTAAAATTCTCCTTTTTAACATCCTTTTGTTTTTACTGAAATTGGCCATACTCGGTACTTTATAATAACTTGAGTAATGTTCCAAAAGACTAATAATAGTATGTCCATACGCAATTTGTTCCTCTGAATCTATATATGTAAGGGCTAATGCATCGCATGCTAATTCTTGATCTTCCCGCATACATGAGTAGGCATACCATAGAATGGGATTAAACCAATTTAAAATTAGTAAGCCATGCATAAGCCAATTCACACCAACATCTCTTCGTTTGATGTGAGCTAATTCATGATGAAAAATATAGCGTAACTGATATCCATCTAATATTTTCATATGTACAGTTGACAATAACAACTTTGGCCGAAAAAATCCGAACACTGTTGGACTGGAAACCTTTCCAGATACAAGTAAAGGGATATCTCGTTGAACAGACATAGATTGCTTACACTTTTCGAAAATCTGGACAATCTTTTCATCTTTAATAACAGGTTGTTTTTGTATGTAAAGGAGTAAACGCCTGTTCATTATAAAAGTAGCAAAGCTTAGAAGAATAACGCCTGTAAGCCAAATGTATATACAGATTGTATAGAATGGAATCGTCTCACCATCCTGCTTTTCATTATTGTGTGTTTGTGTCTTGTGTGCCTGATTAGGTTGTGTTGAACTTGAGGTATGATTATCTTCTTTTGTGAGAACCTTTGTATCGTCTATACCTTTCAATTCATGCATGCGTTCTTTTGAAAGAAAAATATCTACAGGGTTTCGGCTAGAAATGAATGCATCATCATTCTTGTATGTAAGAACAGAATAGATACTATAGGAACTATCTGGCGACCAAGGTAATACCAGTCTTATTATTAATATGATCCATAGCATGTATTGCCAACGTGGCGTTAACTTATTTCTAAACAAGACCTTAATACATAGGATTAGGCCCACTAATATACTCGCCATAATAGAGGTCTCTATCAACCAATCGAAAAAATGAGGAAGATAGACATTAATTAACATTTCTGTCATTATGATCTATCCTTCCTCTGATTTTCCTCAGTTTTCTCATCCAGGATACGTTTAAGCTCGTTAATGTCTTCTGAAGACAGCTTTTCTTCTTTCAAGAAATTTACTAGCAAGGGCTTAAATGCTGCACCATAGAAACGTTTAAGTAAAGATTTTGTTTCTACTTGCAAATAACTATCTTGCGAAACCAAAGGATAATAAGCGTACATACGCCCTTTATCTTGATGGTAAGCAACTGCTTCTTTGTGAACTAATCGATTAATTAGTGTTCGAATCGTTTTGGGTTTCCAATCCATTTTCTTCTCTAACTCTTCAATCACTTCATTTGCCGTTTGTGGAGATTTTGACCACAGTACTTTCATTACTTCTAACTCAGCTTCTGAAATTTTAGGTAATTCTTTCATTAGTTTAAATTATACCTCCCTCAGATTACATTTGTAATCCGTAACTGAATATTACACTTGTAATCTTGTATTGTCAATATTATTTTATATTTGTGAAATCCTCTCCTATGCCCATCAACATAAGAACGAAAGAAATTAACATAGGTATAGATCTTCATGTCCTCCTAATGGGTCAAGAAAATAGATGCTTCATAACTATGTTTGTTAATAATATAAAATTGATTTTTAACTTCACACTTAATTAGTATATACTATTTTTACAAAGTACCCACTTTGCTGTCTTCGTTTAACAAAATAGCCATTTTCTTGTCTCGATATATGGACAAGAAAATGGCTACTAAATGCAATGTATCTGTAGATAATTTAGCATTTTACACTATAAAATAAGTTCCTACTATCATATCTTTTCACACCCCTTTTTTGTTGTACAAAGACATGAAACTCCAAACTATTTAGACTAGAAATTCTAAATTGAACTACCCCCACTTTCACTTCGTTTAGAAGTGGGGGATTCCTAATCGAACTCTAATTGATTAGGCTAACCCCGCAGTCCTTGCGGTTAGAAGCCTTATTGCTTCATTCTTTATTCTTCTTGGACTTGAAACGCGGGGCACTATTTTGTTTTTTGAAAAATCGTGTATACGCATCCGCAAGGTTGCGAACAGACGACTGAATCGCAATACTATCCACTTCTTTGAGCCAAACAAACTCTTTCTTCATGGCAGGAAGTTTGGCAGAGCATGTACCATATGTAAAACCTTTTCCAGTTTCTTTATATGCGTGATTCCATAGGGATAGGAAATGATTAAATACAAAGCGAGAACAACCTATCGTTTTATTAATTAGAATTGTTTGTGCTTGATTTGGATAGATACGAAACTTAAAGGCTTTATTAATTATCATTTGATTCACCTCCATTCCGATATATGACTATTATACACCGAATGCACATTCGGTTTATAGTGAAGTAACACTTTATGTATGTCGAACAATTAAGATGGCTTCCTGCCATACCTTGTCCGAAGCCAATTCATCTCCCAGCTACTCACTTCGCGTTCCTTGAGGAAGGAGTCTTCTTGGCTAAAATGATAAAATCAACGTTTCTAAATATAAAAGACCCAAAACATTAACAATTAGTTTTAGGTCTTTTTAAGTATTTCTTATCTAATTCTTAAATTATAAAGTCGAAAATATTGAACGATCCATAGTTAAAAATTATATACTTATTACTTCTCTTTCGGAAGTACAATTCTTTTATATAATTGAACTGTAATCAAGTAGTAAATCGAGTAAATCACTACAAAAATAACAAGTGGTAACCAAATGCGAGCGTACGGATCGATTACAAGAGGACTAAACATGTTCATACCAACTAATATATGAGTAATCCCTACAATTGCTGGGAATAAGAATATGAAGAATAACTCTTTATAAATTGATTT
Encoded here:
- a CDS encoding M56 family metallopeptidase, which codes for MTEMLINVYLPHFFDWLIETSIMASILVGLILCIKVLFRNKLTPRWQYMLWIILIIRLVLPWSPDSSYSIYSVLTYKNDDAFISSRNPVDIFLSKERMHELKGIDDTKVLTKEDNHTSSSTQPNQAHKTQTHNNEKQDGETIPFYTICIYIWLTGVILLSFATFIMNRRLLLYIQKQPVIKDEKIVQIFEKCKQSMSVQRDIPLLVSGKVSSPTVFGFFRPKLLLSTVHMKILDGYQLRYIFHHELAHIKRRDVGVNWLMHGLLILNWFNPILWYAYSCMREDQELACDALALTYIDSEEQIAYGHTIISLLEHYSSYYKVPSMANFSKNKRMLKRRILMIKKFQKKSYRWSALGAIAVIAVSSVSLLNARADISTNPEKQQIEVKNNMKELKKQPDIPIQKIVEKMIGTKEQAESEFFVSEGEYNTLLTELGVAKNLFTKEEFDQFISLETEAHILGKKVRLVGSPEKLDSEEQKKYEKNSEEIGPFRQKIYSHFRLTKKEAQKYLDFPIKTPTYVVKGYKLAGEDVQTPMTTGKKNPVIVSEYHSEDPLSWYVVNLSAVRDKEDNPFYGIVEESDKITNYELEGTKITLAESSESNTKHMEIIVPEKGKSSAYQIRILANNLNKEELEKIMLSFLK
- a CDS encoding BlaI/MecI/CopY family transcriptional regulator; amino-acid sequence: MKELPKISEAELEVMKVLWSKSPQTANEVIEELEKKMDWKPKTIRTLINRLVHKEAVAYHQDKGRMYAYYPLVSQDSYLQVETKSLLKRFYGAAFKPLLVNFLKEEKLSSEDINELKRILDEKTEENQRKDRS